One stretch of Pseudomonas azotoformans DNA includes these proteins:
- the pta gene encoding phosphate acetyltransferase, translating to MQTFFIAPTDFGVGLTSISLGLVRTLERAGLKVGFFKPIAQPHPGDTGPERSTELVARTHGLKPPQPLGLAHVERMLGDGQLDELLEEIITLYQQAAVGKDVLIVEGMVPTRSASYAARVNLHLAKSLDAEVILVSAPENEVLTELSGRVELQAQLFGGPKDPKVLGVILNKVRTDESMEAFSARLKEHSPLLRSGDFRLLGCIPYQPELNAPRTRDVADLMGAQILNAGDYETRRMTKIIICARTMRNTVELLKPGVLVVTPGDRDDIILAVSLAAINGVPLAGLLLTSDTLPDPRIMELCRGAFQAGLPVLSVSTGSYDTANQLNSLNKEIPIDDRERAEIITDFVASHLDARWLHQRCGTPREMRLSPAVFRYQLIQRAQAANKRIVLPEGSEPLTVQAAAICQARGIARCVLLAKPADVEAVARAQGIELPEGLEILDPDLIRQRYVEPMVALRKSKSLNAPMAEQQLEDTVVIATMMLALDEVDGLVSGVIHSTANTIRPALQLIKTAPGCTLVSSVFFMLFPEQVLVYGDCVMNPHPSAAELAEIALQSADSAAAFGITPRVAMISYSSGDSASGEEVEKVREATLLAHEQQSSLLIDGPLQYDAAANENVARQLAPNSQVAGKATVFVFPDLNTGNTTHKAVQRSADCVSLGPMLQGLRKPVNDLPRGAQVDDIVYTIALTAIQAANRPMDI from the coding sequence ATGCAGACTTTTTTTATCGCGCCCACCGATTTTGGTGTGGGTCTGACCTCCATCAGCCTTGGGCTGGTGCGTACCCTTGAGCGAGCCGGGCTGAAAGTCGGCTTTTTCAAGCCGATTGCCCAGCCGCACCCCGGCGACACCGGCCCCGAGCGCTCCACCGAGCTGGTGGCGCGCACCCACGGCCTCAAGCCGCCGCAGCCTCTGGGCCTGGCCCACGTAGAGCGCATGCTCGGCGACGGCCAACTCGACGAGTTGCTCGAAGAAATCATCACCCTCTATCAGCAAGCCGCGGTGGGCAAGGACGTATTGATCGTCGAAGGCATGGTGCCCACCCGCAGCGCCAGCTATGCGGCGCGGGTCAACCTGCACCTGGCCAAGAGCCTGGATGCGGAAGTGATCCTGGTGTCCGCACCGGAAAACGAGGTGCTCACCGAGCTCTCCGGCCGTGTTGAGCTGCAGGCCCAGCTGTTCGGCGGCCCGAAAGACCCCAAAGTGCTCGGCGTGATCCTCAACAAGGTGCGCACCGACGAAAGCATGGAAGCCTTCTCGGCTCGCCTGAAAGAACATTCGCCACTGTTGCGCAGCGGTGATTTCCGCCTGCTCGGCTGCATTCCCTATCAGCCCGAACTCAACGCACCGCGCACCCGCGACGTGGCCGACCTGATGGGCGCGCAGATCCTCAACGCCGGCGACTACGAAACCCGGCGCATGACCAAGATCATCATTTGCGCGCGCACCATGCGTAACACCGTGGAGCTGCTCAAGCCCGGCGTGCTGGTGGTGACGCCCGGCGACCGCGACGACATCATCCTCGCCGTCAGCCTGGCCGCGATCAACGGCGTGCCGCTGGCCGGCCTGCTGCTGACCAGCGACACCCTGCCCGACCCGCGCATCATGGAGTTGTGCCGTGGCGCGTTCCAGGCCGGGCTGCCGGTGCTGTCGGTGAGCACCGGTTCCTACGACACCGCCAACCAGCTCAACAGCCTCAACAAGGAAATCCCGATTGATGACCGCGAGCGTGCGGAAATCATCACCGATTTCGTCGCCAGCCACCTGGATGCACGCTGGCTGCACCAACGTTGCGGCACGCCACGGGAGATGCGTCTGTCGCCAGCCGTGTTCCGCTACCAATTGATCCAGCGCGCCCAGGCCGCCAACAAACGCATCGTGTTGCCCGAAGGTAGCGAGCCGCTAACCGTGCAAGCCGCCGCGATCTGCCAGGCACGGGGCATTGCCCGGTGCGTGCTGCTGGCCAAGCCGGCTGATGTGGAAGCGGTGGCCCGCGCCCAGGGTATCGAACTGCCCGAAGGCCTGGAGATTCTCGACCCGGACCTGATCCGCCAGCGCTACGTCGAGCCGATGGTGGCACTGCGCAAGAGCAAAAGCCTCAACGCGCCGATGGCTGAGCAGCAACTGGAAGACACCGTGGTGATCGCCACCATGATGCTCGCCCTCGATGAGGTGGACGGCCTGGTCTCCGGCGTCATTCACTCCACCGCCAACACCATCCGCCCGGCCCTGCAGCTGATTAAAACGGCGCCGGGCTGCACCCTGGTGTCGTCGGTGTTCTTCATGCTGTTCCCCGAGCAGGTGCTGGTGTACGGCGACTGCGTGATGAACCCGCACCCGAGCGCCGCCGAACTGGCAGAGATTGCCCTGCAAAGCGCCGACTCGGCAGCCGCGTTCGGCATCACCCCGCGCGTGGCGATGATCAGCTACTCCAGCGGCGATTCGGCCAGCGGCGAAGAAGTGGAGAAAGTCCGCGAAGCCACCCTGCTCGCCCACGAACAGCAAAGCTCGCTGCTGATCGACGGCCCACTGCAATACGACGCCGCCGCCAACGAAAACGTGGCCCGACAATTGGCCCCCAACAGCCAGGTCGCCGGCAAGGCCACGGTGTTCGTGTTCCCCGACCTGAACACCGGCAACACCACGCACAAGGCCGTACAGCGCAGTGCCGATTGCGTGAGCCTGGGGCCGATGCTCCAGGGCCTGCGCAAACCGGTTAACGACCTGCCGCGCGGCGCCCAGGTGGACGACATCGTGTACACCATCGCGCTCACTGCGATCCAAGCCGCCAACCGACCTATGGATATCTAA
- a CDS encoding DUF3565 domain-containing protein: protein MGRDLLHKNEERTSLNKDLPESEQNPDRRDRSTASFIIGFHQDDDQYWVAELSCGHTQHLRHQPPWQSRAWVLDPAQRIEKLGQPFACGWCAQERD, encoded by the coding sequence ATGGGGCGAGACCTTTTGCATAAGAATGAAGAACGGACAAGTCTAAACAAGGATTTGCCCGAAAGCGAACAGAACCCGGACAGACGGGACCGATCAACGGCATCCTTCATCATCGGGTTCCACCAGGACGACGACCAGTACTGGGTCGCAGAGCTGTCCTGCGGCCACACCCAGCACCTGCGCCACCAGCCACCCTGGCAGTCACGCGCCTGGGTGCTGGACCCCGCGCAACGTATTGAAAAATTAGGCCAGCCCTTTGCCTGCGGCTGGTGTGCGCAGGAGCGCGATTAA
- a CDS encoding FKBP-type peptidyl-prolyl cis-trans isomerase translates to MTIAANKAVSIDYTLTNDAGEVIDSSAGGAPLVYLQGAGNIIPGLEKALEGKNVGDELTVAVEPEDAYGEYSAELVSTLSRSMFEGVDELEVGMQFHASAPDGQMQIVTIRDLDGDDVTVDGNHPLAGQRLNFQVKIVAIRDASQEEVAHGHVHGEGGHHH, encoded by the coding sequence ATGACGATCGCCGCTAACAAGGCTGTCTCCATCGACTATACCCTGACCAACGACGCTGGTGAGGTCATCGACAGCTCAGCCGGCGGCGCGCCGCTGGTCTACCTGCAAGGCGCAGGTAACATCATCCCAGGCTTGGAAAAAGCCCTGGAAGGCAAGAATGTCGGTGATGAGCTGACCGTTGCCGTAGAACCTGAAGATGCCTACGGCGAGTACTCGGCCGAACTGGTCAGCACCCTGAGCCGCAGCATGTTCGAAGGCGTTGACGAGCTGGAAGTGGGCATGCAGTTCCACGCTTCCGCGCCGGACGGCCAAATGCAGATCGTCACCATCCGTGACCTCGACGGCGATGACGTCACCGTCGACGGCAACCACCCGCTGGCTGGCCAGCGCCTGAACTTCCAAGTGAAGATCGTTGCCATCCGCGACGCTTCCCAAGAAGAAGTGGCCCACGGCCACGTTCATGGTGAAGGCGGTCACCACCATTGA
- the rpsT gene encoding 30S ribosomal protein S20 — MANTPSAKKRAKQAEKRRSHNASLRSMVRTYIKNVVKAIDTKDAEKAQAAYVLAVPVIDRMADKGIIHKNKAARHKSRLNGHIKALSVAAAA, encoded by the coding sequence GTGGCCAACACACCTTCCGCCAAAAAACGTGCAAAACAGGCTGAGAAGCGTCGCAGCCACAACGCCAGCCTGCGTTCCATGGTTCGTACCTACATCAAGAATGTAGTTAAAGCCATCGACACCAAAGACGCTGAAAAAGCCCAAGCTGCTTACGTTCTGGCTGTGCCAGTTATCGACCGTATGGCCGATAAAGGCATCATCCACAAGAACAAGGCCGCTCGCCATAAGAGCCGCCTGAATGGCCACATCAAGGCTCTGAGCGTTGCTGCTGCAGCCTAA
- the murJ gene encoding murein biosynthesis integral membrane protein MurJ, whose amino-acid sequence MNLLKSLAAVSSITMISRVLGFVRDTLLARIFGASMATDAFFIAFKLPNLLRRIFAEGAFSQAFVPILAEYKTQQGEEATRTFIAYVSGLLTLVLMLVTILGMLAAPWVIWATAPGFANTPEKFALTTDLLRVTFPYILLISLSSLAGAILNTWNRFSVPAFVPTLLNVSMIIFALFLTPYFDPPVMALGWAVLAGGLAQLLYQLPHLKKIGMLVLPRLNLKDTGVWRVMRNMLPAILGVSVSQISLIINTAFASLLVSGSVSWMYYADRLMELPSGVLGVALGTILLPTLSRTYASKDRQEYSRILDWGLRLCFVLVLPCALALGILAEPLTVSLFQYGQFDAHDALMTQHALVAYSVGLLGIIVIKVLAPGFYAQQNIRTPVKIAIFTLIVTQLLNLVFIGPLAHAGLALAISAGACINAGLLFYQLRKQQMFQPQVGWGLFTLKLLVAVGAMSAVLLGLMHFMPAWDEGHMLERFMRLGVLVVAGVVVYFGMLLLQGFRLRDFNRKSLG is encoded by the coding sequence ATGAATCTGCTCAAATCGTTGGCCGCCGTCAGCTCTATCACGATGATCTCCCGGGTTCTGGGGTTTGTGCGTGACACCCTGCTGGCGCGCATTTTTGGCGCCAGCATGGCCACGGATGCCTTCTTTATTGCGTTTAAATTGCCCAACCTGCTGCGGCGGATCTTCGCCGAAGGTGCGTTTTCCCAGGCATTCGTGCCGATCCTGGCCGAGTACAAGACCCAGCAGGGCGAGGAAGCCACCCGCACCTTTATTGCCTATGTGTCCGGCCTGCTGACCCTAGTGCTGATGCTGGTGACGATCCTCGGCATGCTCGCCGCCCCCTGGGTGATCTGGGCAACGGCCCCCGGTTTTGCCAATACTCCGGAAAAATTCGCGCTGACCACCGATCTGCTGCGAGTGACCTTTCCTTATATATTGCTGATATCCCTGTCATCCCTGGCCGGGGCAATCCTCAATACCTGGAACCGCTTCTCGGTGCCAGCCTTCGTGCCGACCCTGCTGAACGTCAGCATGATCATCTTCGCGCTGTTTCTCACGCCGTACTTCGACCCTCCAGTGATGGCGCTCGGCTGGGCCGTGCTGGCCGGTGGCCTGGCGCAACTGCTCTACCAACTGCCGCACCTGAAAAAGATCGGCATGCTCGTATTGCCACGCCTGAATCTCAAGGACACCGGCGTATGGCGCGTGATGCGCAATATGCTGCCGGCGATCCTCGGCGTGTCGGTCAGCCAGATTTCGCTGATCATCAACACCGCATTCGCCTCGCTGCTGGTATCGGGCTCGGTGTCGTGGATGTACTACGCCGACCGCCTGATGGAGCTGCCCTCCGGGGTGCTCGGCGTGGCCCTGGGCACGATTCTGCTGCCGACCCTGTCGCGCACCTACGCCAGCAAGGACCGCCAGGAATACTCGCGCATCCTCGATTGGGGCCTGCGCCTGTGCTTCGTGCTGGTGTTGCCGTGCGCCCTGGCCCTGGGAATTCTGGCCGAGCCGCTGACCGTGTCGCTGTTTCAATACGGCCAGTTCGATGCCCATGACGCCTTGATGACGCAGCACGCGCTGGTCGCTTATTCCGTCGGTCTGCTCGGCATCATCGTGATCAAGGTGCTTGCGCCAGGCTTCTATGCCCAGCAAAACATCCGTACACCGGTGAAAATCGCGATTTTCACGCTGATCGTCACGCAACTGCTCAACCTGGTGTTTATCGGCCCGCTGGCCCATGCCGGCCTGGCCCTGGCCATCAGTGCGGGCGCGTGCATCAACGCAGGGCTTTTGTTTTACCAGTTGCGCAAGCAGCAGATGTTCCAGCCTCAGGTGGGCTGGGGCCTGTTTACCCTCAAGCTGCTGGTGGCGGTCGGGGCGATGTCGGCCGTGTTGCTGGGGTTGATGCACTTCATGCCGGCGTGGGATGAAGGCCATATGCTGGAGCGCTTCATGCGTCT